The following proteins are encoded in a genomic region of Chloracidobacterium sp.:
- a CDS encoding winged helix DNA-binding domain-containing protein produces MPMLPPEIEQYRDRLWRREDALKVDSVEEVEQMVERLGFCLGLTDTRKGLPSVYIAVCGRRDVHLPRNVQKDEEASRAWVLKDEVIARGRLYYGKIYKGHSMFVAPRLVAALNSIWGCSKAGESGILSKNARDVLRVLRKEGEMATADLRSECGFRDKKDLTKAIDELQKRMKVLPQEVLYVPKFTYIWTPAEMRFPEQLAKKMTRDDAVLELARSYLKLCGMTLVGELAGKFSLTRTEAGKANHRLVDEGFAVRPAKGIYKLAEL; encoded by the coding sequence ATGCCCATGCTTCCGCCGGAGATAGAACAGTACCGTGACCGCCTTTGGCGGCGTGAGGACGCGCTAAAGGTCGATTCCGTCGAAGAAGTTGAGCAAATGGTCGAGCGGCTCGGTTTCTGTCTCGGGCTTACCGATACACGAAAAGGCCTGCCGTCGGTCTATATCGCGGTCTGCGGGCGCCGCGACGTGCACCTTCCGCGAAACGTCCAAAAGGATGAGGAAGCAAGCCGCGCGTGGGTGCTTAAAGATGAAGTTATCGCACGCGGCCGCCTGTATTACGGCAAGATCTACAAAGGGCACTCGATGTTCGTCGCGCCGAGGCTCGTCGCCGCGTTAAATTCGATATGGGGCTGCTCAAAAGCGGGCGAGAGCGGCATTCTCTCAAAGAACGCGCGCGATGTCCTTCGGGTCCTCAGAAAGGAGGGCGAGATGGCCACCGCCGACCTTCGCAGCGAATGCGGCTTCCGCGACAAGAAAGATCTTACAAAGGCGATCGATGAGTTGCAAAAGCGTATGAAGGTCCTTCCGCAGGAGGTGCTCTACGTACCGAAATTCACATACATCTGGACGCCGGCGGAAATGCGTTTTCCAGAACAACTTGCAAAAAAGATGACGCGCGATGATGCCGTCCTTGAACTTGCGCGCTCGTACCTTAAATTGTGCGGAATGACGCTCGTCGGCGAACTTGCGGGCAAATTCAGCCTGACACGCACCGAAGCCGGCAAGGCAAATCACCGCCTTGTTGACGAAGGTTTTGCCGTCCGGCCGGCTAAAGGCATATACAAGTTGGCGGAGCTTTGA